GGACTGGTGGGTGCAAACTTTTGGACTCACTGGTTCGAGAGGGACACAAAGTTTccgaataaaaaatattttccaaataaattttgTCCAAACTTGGAgctaataaaaaagattatacTTGATTCGTTTCTCAATGTCGAACAAATCCTAGTTTTTTGATTCACTACACCACTTATTCAACAATGAGTTGATGAGTAGGAAAAAACAATTAATGCTGATAAAGATATGCATTGTGGTTAATTTCTTAGTCTTAAATAAGCAATGATTACTGACTCGTGGGGACTTTGATAACCAATGTGATTTAAAACTTAGATTTATGTTTTTTAGCTATAGATTTATTGAGGTATTGTCTCTGTATTTTTTAGATTACGTTCTTTGTAACTTGTAAGATGAAGAACCAACAGACTAAGGCTGAGAACACGgaacaagataaaaaaaataatattgagGATTTGAACCAGTATATATCTAAACAAATTTGTGCATATTTATTTTGTCATATTCAATTATCGTTACTATTTTTGTAGGTATCGTTGaaacattttatgtgttctttcaAATAGTTGAATGTAGCGTGCAGAGTGTGCGATAAAATATTTCAATCAAACTGTTTTTATAAATTAGAATTGCATTATTTTCAAATCAATTACAAAATGATTAATCGATTTCTAAAGGGTTATGtagagtttcttccgcttggtttagaattcatttttttaacattttatgaATTGTAGCTCTtttcaaatcaaaatattttaaagtttttattCACCTTTGTTCTAAAACATTTCCGATCCCAACAATTTGTATTGAATCAAtagtttctattttttttttcaattgttATCATGTTAAATTAAGATTGTTTTTTAGAAaaactttttaatttttataatatttagtaAATAGTACTATTTTGCTAGTAAATATTAAacattatattaatatttttcattttttttataattttaattattcttttttttttgttacaaGAGAGGGGGGTCACCCAACATAGTCCGACTAGCGCACTATCATTCTTCTGAAATATCCTCTACCCGTCTTGTCATCTTGAATAATGTCCTCGAGTCCTTTTGGAGGGGTCCAGATATCTCTGTATCCTCGTTGGTATTTCTTTGCTTCCGATGCCAAGTAGTCAGCTGCCCTGTTTTGTTCTCTGTATATATGGTTGATTCTGACTTCCCACTCTCTATTCAAGATGTTGAAACATGTAGAGAGCAAGTTGAGAACGGAAGAGCAAGGCACTTCTTCTTTTTTCAGCCACTGCAACACCTTTGCTGAGTCCAGTCCAAGTACAATCTTCTTGTAGCCCGAGTTCCATGCTAGTTCCAGCCCTTTGCGGACCGCCCAAAGCTCAGCCTCCTCCACCGAACACCAACCAATGTTGTGTGTGAAACCCGAGATCCAATCCCCAAGCTCATCCCTCAAGATTCCTCCTCCCCCCGCTTTATGAGATTTGTGATTGCAGCTTCCATCCACATTTAGTGATTTCCACCCTGGAGGGGGGGGTGTCCATCTTACCATGCGGTTTTCATATCTTGCAGTGTTGTTTGGCATGACTTTTTTCGAAGCGAACGCTGCTTTGATTTCTGATACCTTGTTTTTCACCCACTCCACTTTGGTGTTAACATCCATTTTCTTGCCATCAAACACCAATTTGTTTCGCCATTGCCAGATTCCCCATAGCGTGATTGCAAAGGCCCTATTCCACTCTATTTCCATTTTGTTGTATCTTCTCGTTTCAAGATTTGTTCGCAACCAATTCTCTAGGCTGAGATTCGGGTTTTGTATTAGTCTCTTCATGGGAAAGAGTCTCTCCCAAACACTTCTAGTTTCCTTGCACTTACGGAAGATATGATCGATGTCTTCCAATCCGTTTTGACACTGTATGCAATGCCCATTGGTAGTGAAACCCCTTTTCACTCTCTCGGAATTACTCATTATCTTTCCATGTCGGACTTTCCAGATGAAGGCTTGTATTCTCGCCGGTACTTCCAATTTCCAAATGGCTTCCCACGAGGTGTTCATTGCCTGCTTGTCCTTGTCTGTGATTAGATCATAGGCTGAGTTAACAGTGAATTTCCCATTATTGGTGCTTTCCCAGCAAAAGCTGTCCTCAATGTTCTCCTCCTCATTGATCATATACCCAGCCAATTCATTCTCCACATGAGTAGGTATTTTCCCTTGTAACTCTTCCCAGTTCCAGCCTATTCCCTTGATCCAGTAATCATACACCTTTTTGTCCTTCTCCACCGAGTCCATGTTGCTGAGTAAGGACAGGCTCAACGGTTGATTACCTATCCATTTGTCTGTCCAGAAGTAGATGGATTTACCATTTCTCAGTACTCTTTTTCTTCCCTTCTCCAGGATATGGTTAATCTTGGATATGCCTTGCCATGCATTGGATGCTCCTCTGATTGATTGGATCTTAATGGTGTTGGAATCACTGCGTATGTATTTGTTCTTCAGTACCTGTACCCACAGTTTCCCTTGTTCTTCCATTAATCTCCAGCCTAGCTTCGTCATGAAAGCTAGGTTCGTGGGATGCATTCTTCTGATTCCCAATCCTCCTAATTCCTTGGGCTTAGTTACTGTTTCCCATTTGATTAGGTGACATTTGCGCTCTTCATTGCTTCCACCCCAAAGGAAGTTTCGGATCGTTTTCTCTATTTCTGAGCAGATTCCCAGGGGTAGTAGACTTGTTTGCATGGAGTAGAGGGGAATGGCATTAAGCACTGATTTAGCTAGTACTTGGCGGCCCGCGAAGCTTAGGTACTTTGTTTTCCATCCCTCTAACCTTGCTTTAATTCTGTCCAACACTTGCTTGTACATGCTGCTAGTGACTCGGCCGTGGATGGATGGCACTCCCAGGTATTTGCCAAGGTCAGTCGTAAGTGGGATCCCTGAGGTGGAAGACAGATTCGTAGCCATCGTGTTGTTCACATTTTTAGACACAAACATGTGTGATTTCTGGAAATTCACTGTCTCTCCCGAACAAGAGCAAAATTTGTTTAAGATCTCCATAATGATTGTCAGTTGTTCGTTGGACGCCTCCGCAAATAGTACTATGTCATCCGCGAATAATAGGTGCGATAAGGGAGGCCCATTTCTCGAGAGTCTAATGGCTTTCCAGTGGTTATTTTCAACCGCTTGGCAGATTAGGTGGCTTAGCCTCTCAATACAGAGAACGAATATGTATGGGGAAATCGAGTCTCCTTGTCTTATACCTCTCCCTGGTTTGATCCATTCCAGTTGCTCTCCATTCCAAAGGATCGAAAATCTAGGAGTTTCAATGCAAGACATTATGTTTCTGACCCAATCCTGACTGAAGCCAGCTTCAGTTATTGTGTGTCTAATGAAGTCCCACGATAGTTTATCATATGCTTTCTCAAGATCAATTTTGATGGCCATAAAACCTCTACCTCCCGATTTTTTCCTCATTGAGTGAAGCACCTCTTGGTAGACAATTATGTTATCGGAAATTTGGCGGCCTGGGACGAAGCTGCTTTGATAAGGTCCCACCAGATCGGGCATCACGTGTTTTAGCCGGTTTGTCATCGTTTTAGTGAGAATTTTGTAGCTAACATTGCATAAACTGATTGGTCTGAATTGGCTAACAAGTTCCGGGTTTGAGACTTTCGGGATCAAAGTGAGGAGTGTATCGTTCATGCCCTTCGGAATGTTTCCTGATGTGAAGAAGTTTAGTGCAGAGTCATAGATTGATTGTCCCACTGTAGGCCACATTTTTTGGAAAAAACCTGCTGGAAAGCCATCTGGCCCGGGGGCTTTAAATGGTTCCATGTCGAAGAGTGCCTGTTTAATTTCTTCAATCAAGACTGGTGCATTTAGGGTAGCTAAGTTGGCTTCTGACAGTGAGGGGAATTTACCTTTATCCATGGTAAGGTCTTGGCAATTCTGTGGAATAAGGAAGAGTAATATGCATAGATCATGCTTATCAATTGTTTCTCTTCTGAGACCCACTCACCGTTGGCTGCCATGAGGTTAACTATTTTATTTCTGCTTCTTCTAACCATAGTGGAGGCATGGTAAAATTTAGTGTTTCTGTCCCCTGAGACGATCCATTCTTCCCTTGATTTTTGGAACCACATAAGTTCTTCTTGTTCTAAAACAGTGTCTAATTCTTGTTTGAGTTTGGTTTCCAGCTTCAATAATCTGTGTCTAGGCTGCTTATTCAGGCATTTTTGCACTCCTTCGATTCTAGCCATCAGTGTTCTCTTTCTTCGGTTAATGTTGCCAAAGGTAGAGGAATTCCAATCGGTTAGAGGTTTGATTAGTTTCTCCACGTTATTACCAAGTGTGAGGTTCATCTGCCATTCCTTTTCGATCACCTCATGGAAATCCTTGTGAGTAAGCCAGGCTGCCTGGAAGCGAAAAGGCCCGTGGCACTTGGTTTTCTGTTGGCCATTAAGCTTGAGCAAAAGGGGGGCATGGTCCGATTGGATTATGGGGAGATGTGTCACCGTAGCATCAGGAAATAATTGCCTCCACTCTATGGTACATACTCCCCTGTCAAGGCGAGCTCCTTTGAAAGTGTTGGTGCTTAATCCTCTGACCCATGTGAATCGTGATCCAATGTAGCCTAGGTCTACAAGACCTTGATTGAACATCCATTCAGTAAGCCCAGCACTCCTAATGTTAGCCAATCTGCCATTGGAGGTGACTTCCTGCTCCGAACTCACAGAGTTGTAGTCTCCTATAGATAACCAGGGACCATCAAGGTTCAGCTTTTCTTTCGTGAGGTCTTGCCACAGCCTTTTCCTGAGCGTGCCATTGGGACTACCATATACTATTGACAGAAACCAAGGTGATCGATGGATTCCCTCAACACGAGCAAGCACAAATTGAGGATGAGAAGATATAATCTCTAAGTGGATCTCTTCTTTCCAGAATATCCAAATTCCCCCGCTAAAACCTACTGCTTCAACTCTTAGCCAGTGGAAGTAACCCATTTTCTTGCAAATTTCGTCCGCGTGGGAGCCTGAAACTCGGGGTTCAACATACTATATAATTTTTCAAATATCTTGCAATATCTTCAAAAATCACCAAGAAATAATCAAGTGCAATATCTTCAAGATCTcaaacaaataataaaaaaaatcttttcaaaATCCTCCAAAAATCTGGCAACCAAATTGAATCGAATCTTACTATATATCAAAAATTTATTCTAATCGAATCTTATTATATatcttaaatttattttaatttctcaatgataattatattttaaacatgattTTGGTAGTATGATTCGAGAGTATGTACTATTACATTTATGATTATTCCAGTTTTGGAACCTTGACAATTTATCTTCTTACATTTATATTTGattgaaaaaattaaatttgaatttaaggAAAAAAAGACCGAAACTtaaatttgggaaaaaaatttgttcatatgaaattaaatttaaaaaatttaaaagaacgATAAAATAGGGATTGGACTTAAATTTAACATGCCTACATATACTTCCAACAATAAAGTGATTATACAAAACACTTTAAATTTAATATGACAAAAAAAAATCTGGTTttcaaataaatcataaaaaatttaggagcaacaacaaaaaatactCTATaagtttaattaaattattaatacaAAAATCAGAGTTGCTGCATTGTGGATTAAGTATTCATATAATGCTTTTATAagatcaatatcaataatatgtgAACTATACTGtccaaaaaattcataacataaGCACCTCAACGAATGAGCGAGATAGAAGACAATAATTCGAAGATGCGAGCAAAACGCTAATGTTTTTTCTCTCTCGAAAAGTACTAcatataaaaatttgaaattttattttgatttagaGTTTTTAATCAGTCGTACGCGCTTGTTATGGCATTGACGTATGAACTAAAAATAGGTAGGAAGAAAAAAACTTTTTGGGACCTAAAAAGAGAAGTGTGTCAATGCATGTTGGGTAATTACACCGAAACGATAACGAACGTGATGATTAAAAAAATGCgaaataaaataatcagcaagAACAAAAGGATTTATGTGGTTCACCCAAGATAGACTACGTCTACGGAGCTACTGCAGATCTTTTATAACAagagaaatattacaacaagtgtgtGCAATAATACACTAAATATCTCATAATCTTAACCTGAGTATAACCGAAAAATTATTTTCTCTAACCCACATAAAAATAACATTCAATTTTTCCTTCTCACCATGAGTTGCTCTCTTGAACTTGGGATGCTTAGAAAGCTACGATCGGATTGTCTAGAAATTGAGCTCTATGTATAACAAACTCTTCAAATGTGAAAGCCATACGTAAATTCAAACTTTGCTAGCCACCATTTACATGGTAGTGCGGATGTTTGCATTGGATAACAATGTGAACATAGACACGATTTTCTTTCCTATAATTTTGGTCAAAAAACACATGTCTAAATCTTAACAATGAATTCCATAAATATGTAATTTGTTTCACGATTCTTTTCATGATTACAGCCATCCACACTTTTGTTTTTATCAATGTAATATTTAAAACATATTTCTATGACTTTTTTTAGGCAGATCCCACATTAATGTCACCTTATCTCCCAACCTCATCATATATATATGTGCACACAATACACCACATTTCTCGTCATAAAAACGCTCTTAGCAGGCTATAATGTCTGACGAAGAAACCACCACAATATTTCTTGCTTCTTCTCGTCCCACAACAGAAAGGTAATTCAATTCTCATTTCTTCCTGTTCATTGGTAACTTTAATCTGACAATATATCTAACTTGTTctaatatatataaacacacacaaACCATTTGCCTAAAACTGGAGAAAAATTAATAGTGCCATTAATAAGTAGTTCTGTCATCATAGCATTTAGGCTACAAAGTTTTACTCTcacataatcaataacatataaAGAAATTTGATTTGAGAATAGCAGGTGGTGGTCAAAGGAGACGGTGGCGATAGTTACTGGAGCAAACAAGGGTATTGGCTTTGAGCTCGTCAAACGGCTAGCGGAATTAGGGCTAACGGTGGTTCTAACAGCCAGAGATGGTGGAAGGGGTCTTGAAGCTGTTCGAGTTCTTAAGGGTGAAGGCCTTGATGTTCATTTCTTTTGCCTTGATGTTTCCAACCCTGATTCTATAAAAACATTTGCTTCATGGTTCCAACACACTTTTGGAGTTTTGGATATACTTGTGAGTTCCAACACTGTATATTTTTTGTTTACTATCTGTCTGAATTAGTAATAGTTTCTTTCCCTTTTTGGCAATTTTTCTATCGAGAATGTTGAAGTGACACTGCACGTGTAAGCATCACATATGTGTCAACTCAACCCATGA
The Primulina eburnea isolate SZY01 chromosome 5, ASM2296580v1, whole genome shotgun sequence genome window above contains:
- the LOC140831373 gene encoding uncharacterized protein, with protein sequence MGYFHWLRVEAVGFSGGIWIFWKEEIHLEIISSHPQFVLARVEGIHRSPWFLSIVYGSPNGTLRKRLWQDLTKEKLNLDGPWLSIGDYNSVSSEQEVTSNGRLANIRSAGLTEWMFNQGLVDLGYIGSRFTWVRGLSTNTFKGARLDRGVCTIEWRQLFPDATVTHLPIIQSDHAPLLLKLNGQQKTKCHGPFRFQAAWLTHKDFHEVIEKEWQMNLTLGNNVEKLIKPLTDWNSSTFGNINRRKRTLMARIEGVQKCLNKQPRHRLLKLETKLKQELDTVLEQEELMWFQKSREEWIVSGDRNTKFYHASTMNCQDLTMDKGKFPSLSEANLATLNAPVLIEEIKQALFDMEPFKAPGPDGFPAGFFQKMWPTVGQSIYDSALNFFTSGNIPKGMNDTLLTLIPKVSNPELVSQFRPISLCNVSYKILTKTMTNRLKHVMPDLVGPYQSSFVPGRQISDNIIVYQEVLHSMRKKSGGRGFMAIKIDLEKAYDKLSWDFIRHTITEAGFSQDWVRNIMSCIETPRFSILWNGEQLEWIKPGRGIRQGDSISPYIFVLCIERLSHLICQAVENNHWKAIRLSRNGPPLSHLLFADDIVLFAEASNEQLTIIMEILNKFCSCSGETVNFQKSHMFVSKNVNNTMATNLSSTSGIPLTTDLGKYLGVPSIHGRVTSSMYKQVLDRIKARLEGWKTKYLSFAGRQVLAKSVLNAIPLYSMQTSLLPLGICSEIEKTIRNFLWGGSNEERKCHLIKWETVTKPKELGGLGIRRMHPTNLAFMTKLGWRLMEEQGKLWVQVLKNKYIRSDSNTIKIQSIRGASNAWQGISKINHILEKGRKRVLRNGKSIYFWTDKWIGNQPLSLSLLSNMDSVEKDKKVYDYWIKGIGWNWEELQGKIPTHVENELAGYMINEEENIEDSFCWESTNNGKFTVNSAYDLITDKDKQAMNTSWEAIWKLEVPARIQAFIWKVRHGKIMSNSERVKRGFTTNGHCIQCQNGLEDIDHIFRKCKETRSVWERLFPMKRLIQNPNLSLENWLRTNLETRRYNKMEIEWNRAFAITLWGIWQWRNKLVFDGKKMDVNTKVEWVKNKVSEIKAAFASKKVMPNNTARYENRMVRWTPPPPGWKSLNVDGSCNHKSHKAGGGGILRDELGDWISGFTHNIGWCSVEEAELWAVRKGLELAWNSGYKKIVLGLDSAKVLQWLKKEEVPCSSVLNLLSTCFNILNREWEVRINHIYREQNRAADYLASEAKKYQRGYRDIWTPPKGLEDIIQDDKTGRGYFRRMIVR